A genomic stretch from Mycobacterium paraterrae includes:
- a CDS encoding acyl-CoA dehydrogenase family protein: MDFSRVELSAEDEEFRNRLRKFLAEIVTDEVIRRDRETGENFDEGVHLALGAEGYLAADFHDEADGGFGALRRRIWDLEIGRAHTPWFHWGTTAVVARMMRDFGPPELTEEVLPGVLSGETRLCLGYTEPEGGSDVATCKTRAIRDGDGWVINGSKMFTSNAHNAKYVFLLTNTDPDGPKHKNLTMFLVPLDTAGVDIQPIRTVDGDRTNIVFYSDVRVDDRYRIGPVNGGWGVLRGALDEEHGTAEKDDDGLQRMAVMSEHLTLMAEAIDEIAALVSRERPDGRRLIDDASVAYRLGRSVARTEAALGTPGMFGRVANAQTMRDVAPDLMDILGTASALPVETEGAADRADNGGAEYIFRLASPVGIYGGTLEVFRNMIAQHALGLGRPNYSPPRA, from the coding sequence ATGGATTTCTCGCGCGTCGAGCTGTCGGCCGAAGACGAGGAGTTCCGGAATCGGCTGCGGAAGTTCTTGGCTGAGATCGTCACCGACGAGGTGATCCGCCGCGATCGTGAGACCGGGGAAAACTTCGACGAGGGCGTCCATCTCGCGTTGGGCGCCGAGGGTTATCTGGCCGCCGACTTCCACGACGAAGCCGACGGCGGCTTCGGTGCGCTGCGGCGACGCATCTGGGATCTGGAGATCGGGCGGGCCCACACGCCCTGGTTCCACTGGGGCACGACGGCCGTGGTGGCCAGGATGATGCGCGACTTCGGGCCGCCGGAGCTCACCGAGGAGGTGCTGCCCGGCGTGCTGTCCGGCGAGACCCGGTTGTGCCTGGGCTACACCGAACCCGAGGGTGGTTCGGACGTGGCGACCTGTAAGACCCGGGCGATCCGCGACGGCGACGGCTGGGTGATAAACGGCTCCAAGATGTTCACGTCCAACGCGCACAACGCGAAATACGTGTTTTTGCTGACCAACACCGACCCGGACGGCCCAAAACACAAGAACCTGACCATGTTTCTGGTTCCGCTGGACACCGCCGGCGTCGACATCCAACCGATCCGGACCGTCGACGGCGACCGCACCAACATCGTGTTCTACAGCGACGTGCGGGTCGACGACCGCTACCGAATCGGTCCGGTCAACGGCGGCTGGGGCGTGCTGCGGGGTGCGCTCGACGAGGAGCACGGCACCGCCGAAAAAGACGACGACGGCCTGCAGCGCATGGCGGTGATGAGCGAGCATCTGACGCTGATGGCCGAGGCGATCGACGAGATCGCGGCGCTGGTTTCGCGGGAGCGGCCCGACGGGCGCCGACTGATCGACGACGCGTCGGTGGCATATCGGTTGGGCCGCAGCGTCGCTCGCACCGAGGCGGCGCTGGGTACGCCGGGAATGTTCGGCCGGGTGGCCAACGCCCAGACGATGCGCGACGTCGCACCGGACCTGATGGACATCCTCGGCACGGCGTCAGCGCTGCCCGTCGAGACCGAGGGGGCCGCAGACAGAGCCGACAACGGCGGTGCCGAATACATCTTCCGGCTGGCCTCGCCCGTCGGTATCTACGGTGGCACCCTCGAGGTGTTCCGCAACATGATCGCCCAGCATGCGCTGGGACTCGGACGACCGAACTATTCGCCGCCGAGGGCGTGA
- a CDS encoding DUF427 domain-containing protein has translation MSLVAGRGPLGADPSGWFFPTLPDDLVFVEPHPRRVQAVRDGDTVIDTERALLVHRRNHPLRYAFPADEVTGLPSEPVAEAPGFVHVPWDAVDSWTEEGRTLVHYPPNPYHRVDCRPTTRRLRVEVDGKTLVDTDATTILFETSVEPRLYVDPALVRTELLLQSNTSTYCNYKGWATYWSVADVEDVGWSYLDPPAESQPIKGFISFDASRVTVFAELPGHALGGE, from the coding sequence GTGAGCCTGGTAGCCGGACGCGGTCCGCTCGGGGCCGATCCCAGCGGCTGGTTTTTTCCGACACTGCCCGACGACCTGGTGTTCGTCGAGCCTCACCCTCGTCGCGTCCAGGCGGTCCGCGACGGCGACACGGTGATCGACACCGAGCGGGCGTTGTTGGTGCATCGACGAAATCACCCGCTTCGCTACGCGTTTCCGGCCGACGAGGTGACCGGCCTGCCCAGCGAGCCGGTCGCGGAGGCTCCCGGATTCGTGCACGTGCCATGGGACGCCGTCGACTCCTGGACCGAGGAGGGACGCACGCTGGTGCACTACCCACCCAATCCCTACCACCGCGTCGACTGCCGGCCCACCACCCGTCGGCTGCGCGTCGAGGTGGACGGCAAGACGCTGGTGGACACCGACGCCACGACGATCCTGTTCGAGACCTCCGTCGAGCCGCGGCTCTACGTCGACCCCGCGCTTGTGCGCACCGAGCTTCTGCTGCAATCGAATACGTCGACGTACTGCAACTACAAAGGGTGGGCCACCTACTGGTCCGTCGCCGATGTCGAAGACGTCGGGTGGAGTTATCTCGATCCGCCGGCGGAGAGCCAGCCGATCAAGGGATTCATCAGCTTCGACGCGAGCCGGGTGACCGTTTTCGCCGAGTTGCCGGGTCACGCCCTCGGCGGCGAATAG
- a CDS encoding CaiB/BaiF CoA transferase family protein: MAGPMEGITVVELGVWVAGPATGGILADWGADVVKIEPPTGDPARMFGRMLGLDVDVSPPFEMDNRSKRSVVVDLTTDDGRRTALELTSRADVFVTNVRPGALRRLGLDYESLAADHPRLVYGLITGYGESGPDADRAAYDVAAFWARGGLAHLLTRPGQTPPFQRGGMGDHSAGMTLAAAVCAALVSRGRTGNGQLVSTSLYRQGAYTVSFDLNTYLMSGQPIAIGQRETMFNPCMNNYATADRRRFWIVGLEVDRHWPPLCRAVDRTDWLDDPRFTDARSRAVNAVELIAELDQIFATKTLDEWAQIFAGEPDFFWSPVNTIEDVIADEQFHAAGGMVDVPDGRAAVPMVATPADFHGTPWSPRSCAPKLGQHTDEVLAELEAQRGD; the protein is encoded by the coding sequence ATGGCCGGACCGATGGAAGGCATCACTGTCGTGGAACTCGGCGTCTGGGTGGCCGGGCCCGCGACCGGCGGCATCCTCGCCGACTGGGGCGCCGACGTCGTCAAGATCGAACCGCCCACCGGCGACCCGGCCCGGATGTTCGGCCGGATGCTCGGCCTCGACGTCGACGTCAGCCCGCCGTTCGAGATGGACAACCGGTCCAAGCGCAGCGTGGTCGTCGATCTCACGACCGACGACGGACGCCGCACCGCGCTCGAATTGACCTCCCGCGCAGACGTTTTCGTCACCAATGTGCGGCCCGGCGCGTTGCGGCGCCTGGGCCTGGACTACGAGTCGCTGGCCGCCGACCATCCACGGCTGGTGTACGGGCTGATCACCGGCTACGGCGAATCCGGCCCGGACGCCGACCGGGCCGCCTACGACGTCGCCGCGTTCTGGGCGCGCGGAGGGTTGGCGCACCTGCTCACCCGGCCCGGGCAGACGCCGCCGTTCCAGCGCGGCGGGATGGGCGATCACTCCGCCGGTATGACGCTGGCCGCCGCGGTCTGCGCGGCGCTGGTGTCGCGGGGCCGAACCGGAAACGGTCAGCTGGTCAGCACGTCGCTCTACCGCCAGGGCGCCTACACCGTCAGCTTCGACCTGAACACGTATCTGATGTCGGGCCAGCCGATCGCGATCGGTCAACGCGAGACGATGTTCAACCCGTGCATGAACAACTACGCCACCGCGGACCGGCGGCGGTTCTGGATCGTCGGGCTCGAGGTCGACCGGCACTGGCCGCCGCTGTGCCGTGCCGTCGACAGAACCGACTGGCTGGACGACCCGCGGTTCACCGATGCGCGATCCCGTGCCGTCAACGCCGTCGAGCTGATCGCCGAGTTGGACCAGATATTCGCCACCAAGACGCTCGACGAGTGGGCACAGATCTTCGCCGGTGAACCGGACTTCTTCTGGTCGCCCGTCAACACCATCGAGGACGTCATCGCCGACGAGCAGTTCCATGCCGCCGGTGGCATGGTCGACGTGCCCGATGGGCGAGCAGCCGTACCCATGGTCGCGACACCGGCCGACTTCCACGGCACGCCGTGGTCGCCGCGGTCCTGCGCGCCGAAACTCGGTCAGCACACCGACGAGGTCCTGGCCGAACTCGAGGCGCAACGAGGAGACTGA
- a CDS encoding NIPSNAP family protein, translating to MRKYHSHTLLYLHETIALGSGSSEQVTQVFTDTYQPMMQELGARLFALWECTPYNGHWPQVTVIWEIDAFADYARIGAAQAPGGSHHGAAQEWVAFLSSIGASGEGRIMYPGPSNKTLAQLNDANFDAGLVIQEIMQTKPGRQDDYIRELERLYVPWSESTGKHWLGSFTTTFRFNEVIHYWALEGGWECFANHYPSWKDSPPAEIVTWMSVAPALRDGWEDSILQALPPSPLQ from the coding sequence ATGCGTAAATACCACAGCCACACCCTGCTGTATCTGCACGAGACGATCGCGCTGGGATCGGGTTCGAGCGAGCAGGTCACCCAGGTCTTCACCGACACCTACCAGCCGATGATGCAGGAGTTGGGCGCGCGACTGTTCGCGCTGTGGGAGTGCACGCCCTACAACGGGCACTGGCCGCAGGTGACGGTCATCTGGGAGATCGATGCGTTCGCCGACTATGCGCGGATCGGCGCGGCCCAAGCACCCGGCGGTAGCCACCACGGCGCGGCGCAAGAGTGGGTGGCGTTCCTCTCCAGCATCGGCGCATCGGGCGAGGGTCGGATCATGTACCCAGGCCCGAGCAACAAGACGCTCGCCCAGCTCAACGACGCGAATTTCGATGCAGGACTGGTGATTCAGGAGATCATGCAGACCAAGCCCGGCCGCCAGGACGACTACATCCGAGAATTGGAGCGGCTCTACGTGCCCTGGTCGGAGAGCACCGGCAAGCACTGGCTGGGATCGTTTACCACCACCTTCCGCTTCAACGAGGTGATCCACTACTGGGCGCTCGAAGGCGGCTGGGAATGCTTCGCCAACCACTACCCGTCCTGGAAGGACAGCCCGCCGGCCGAGATCGTCACCTGGATGAGCGTGGCTCCGGCGCTGCGCGACGGCTGGGAAGACTCGATCCTGCAGGCGCTGCCACCTTCACCGCTGCAATGA
- a CDS encoding cytochrome P450, with the protein MTEFSYDPFDPAVMADPLPYYRVLRDEHPVYYLPKWDTFALSRFDDIWDVLALNDGTFVASEGTLPPATVLARHNDGPVADPPLHPLPFHAVFDAPIYDGVRQSHSRSFRPRAAAQLEARIRELANERLDELLPRGTFDLTQDYGGVVAAAMVCEFLGIPVELATEVLETVNAGSLPQESKGVDTAQARPGYLDYLLPSVRRRRANPDDGALPVVDGLLGYRLPDDSALDDIEVATQMLCVFIGGTETVPKIVAQGLWELLRHPDQLAAVKADPHANVPVAREEMIRYCAPAQWFARTARKPFAIRDTTIEPGQRIITLLASANRDEREYEDPDSFVWNRRIKRALAFGRGQHFCLGFHVARLEIAVMIEEWLRRVPDFRIIEESAHRPPSSFQWGWSRLPVEV; encoded by the coding sequence ATGACCGAATTTTCCTATGACCCGTTCGACCCGGCGGTAATGGCCGACCCGCTGCCGTACTACCGGGTTCTGCGTGACGAGCACCCGGTGTACTACCTGCCGAAGTGGGACACGTTCGCATTGTCACGGTTCGACGACATCTGGGATGTGCTGGCACTCAACGACGGAACATTCGTCGCGTCAGAGGGAACGTTGCCGCCCGCCACCGTGCTCGCCCGCCACAACGACGGACCGGTCGCCGACCCGCCGTTGCACCCCTTGCCGTTTCACGCGGTGTTCGACGCGCCGATTTACGACGGTGTGCGCCAGTCGCACAGCAGATCCTTCCGTCCGCGGGCGGCCGCACAACTTGAAGCCAGGATCCGCGAATTGGCCAACGAGCGGCTCGACGAGCTGCTGCCGCGCGGCACCTTCGACCTCACCCAGGACTACGGTGGGGTGGTAGCGGCCGCAATGGTGTGCGAATTCCTCGGTATACCAGTTGAATTGGCGACCGAGGTGCTCGAAACCGTCAACGCGGGCAGCTTGCCGCAAGAGAGCAAAGGTGTTGATACGGCGCAGGCGAGGCCCGGCTACCTCGACTACCTGCTCCCGTCGGTGCGCCGCCGTCGGGCGAACCCCGATGATGGCGCGCTGCCGGTGGTGGACGGGTTGCTGGGCTACCGCCTGCCTGACGACAGCGCGCTCGATGACATCGAAGTCGCCACCCAGATGCTCTGTGTGTTCATCGGTGGCACCGAGACAGTACCGAAGATCGTGGCCCAAGGGCTGTGGGAATTACTGCGTCACCCAGACCAACTCGCCGCGGTCAAGGCCGACCCGCACGCCAACGTTCCCGTCGCGAGAGAGGAGATGATCCGGTACTGCGCGCCCGCGCAGTGGTTCGCCCGAACAGCCCGCAAGCCGTTCGCGATACGCGACACCACCATCGAGCCGGGGCAGCGGATCATCACGCTGCTCGCCTCGGCGAACCGGGACGAACGTGAATACGAAGATCCCGACTCGTTCGTCTGGAATCGCCGCATCAAGCGGGCGCTGGCCTTCGGTCGCGGACAGCACTTCTGTCTGGGTTTCCACGTGGCCCGACTGGAAATCGCGGTGATGATCGAAGAATGGCTGCGTCGGGTGCCAGACTTCCGCATCATCGAAGAGTCGGCGCACCGACCACCGTCGAGCTTTCAATGGGGTTGGAGCCGGCTGCCGGTGGAGGTGTGA
- a CDS encoding zinc-binding dehydrogenase — MWSYRIVAPYQFERTSIPEKTADCLTDGQVLLQFLAAGVCGSDMPAFRGVRGLLPGDHGRSGAEKDGFPVHEIAGEVIASRHRSHQAGDRVVGWASGFDGLMERVVTDGDQVVSYDPTLSPGQAIGLQPLACVLYAIEQLPDLAGSHVGVIGQGSIGLLFSCAAKAAGAKWVTGVDPVDRAAIATQFGTDTYVRATSDRWVSHLQPADRPDVVIETVGHQVATLNHAIEATAPGGTVFYFGVPDDDSYPISMRTMLRRNLTLKSGVALDRPRMLELANKFAAEHPGLLAKYLTHTFGVDDVQGAFELASRPVSDRGKIAIVAS; from the coding sequence ATGTGGTCGTACCGGATCGTCGCGCCCTATCAATTCGAGCGGACCTCGATTCCCGAGAAGACCGCCGACTGTCTCACCGACGGCCAAGTGCTACTGCAGTTCCTGGCGGCCGGCGTCTGCGGCAGTGACATGCCCGCCTTTCGCGGTGTCCGCGGCCTGCTGCCGGGTGACCACGGCCGCAGCGGCGCCGAAAAAGACGGCTTTCCCGTCCACGAGATCGCCGGTGAAGTGATCGCCAGCCGGCACCGCTCGCACCAGGCCGGCGACCGGGTCGTGGGTTGGGCATCCGGGTTCGACGGCCTGATGGAGCGCGTCGTCACCGACGGCGACCAAGTGGTGTCCTACGACCCGACGCTGAGCCCCGGGCAGGCGATCGGGCTGCAACCGCTGGCCTGCGTGCTGTACGCCATCGAGCAACTGCCCGACCTCGCCGGGAGCCACGTCGGCGTGATCGGGCAGGGCTCGATCGGGTTGCTGTTCTCGTGTGCGGCCAAAGCGGCTGGCGCAAAGTGGGTTACGGGCGTCGACCCTGTCGACCGAGCCGCCATCGCCACTCAGTTCGGCACCGACACCTACGTGCGGGCCACCAGCGACCGGTGGGTCAGCCACCTCCAACCCGCCGACCGGCCGGATGTCGTGATCGAGACTGTCGGTCACCAGGTGGCCACCCTCAACCATGCCATCGAGGCCACTGCGCCCGGCGGCACAGTGTTCTACTTCGGGGTCCCCGACGACGACAGCTACCCCATCAGCATGCGCACCATGCTGCGTCGCAACCTGACGCTGAAATCCGGTGTCGCGCTGGACCGGCCGCGAATGCTGGAACTGGCAAACAAGTTCGCCGCCGAGCATCCCGGCCTGCTGGCGAAATATCTCACCCACACCTTCGGGGTCGACGACGTTCAAGGTGCTTTCGAGTTGGCGAGCCGTCCCGTATCCGACCGCGGCAAGATCGCGATCGTGGCCTCATGA
- a CDS encoding HpcH/HpaI aldolase family protein, translating into MNAFAKALAAGGPVWGGWITGPTAIGPEEFARSGYDYVGFDAQHGYLDDADIATMLRRLEHIPIATAVRLPKAEAAPIGRVLDAGADAIIVAMIESADQAAAAVAATRYPPTGSRSFGPLRAALGTDTAALEARVSVFAMVETTAALADVEAICAVPGLTGIYVGPADLAISMGVEVAKATANPDVLAAISRIHDAASAAGLVPAVHAGNGKVGYAMAQLGFQMITLAAESQALRRGAAADLDEAKGGQ; encoded by the coding sequence ATGAACGCCTTCGCCAAGGCACTCGCGGCGGGCGGTCCCGTGTGGGGCGGCTGGATCACCGGGCCGACCGCAATCGGGCCGGAGGAATTCGCCCGCTCCGGTTACGACTACGTCGGCTTCGACGCCCAGCACGGCTACCTCGACGATGCCGACATCGCGACCATGCTGCGCCGCCTCGAGCACATCCCGATCGCCACCGCGGTCCGACTGCCCAAAGCCGAGGCGGCGCCTATCGGGCGGGTGCTCGATGCCGGGGCCGACGCCATCATCGTCGCGATGATCGAGTCGGCTGATCAGGCCGCCGCGGCGGTAGCGGCCACGCGCTATCCGCCCACCGGCTCGCGCAGCTTCGGTCCGCTACGGGCCGCACTCGGGACCGACACCGCCGCGCTCGAAGCCCGGGTCAGCGTGTTCGCGATGGTCGAAACCACCGCAGCCCTGGCCGATGTCGAGGCGATCTGCGCTGTGCCGGGACTGACCGGCATCTACGTCGGACCCGCGGACCTCGCGATCTCGATGGGTGTCGAGGTGGCCAAGGCCACCGCTAACCCGGACGTGCTCGCGGCGATCAGCCGTATCCACGACGCGGCCTCCGCCGCCGGTCTGGTGCCCGCCGTCCACGCCGGCAACGGGAAGGTCGGCTACGCCATGGCGCAATTGGGATTTCAGATGATCACCCTGGCCGCGGAATCGCAGGCGCTGCGGCGCGGTGCCGCCGCGGATCTCGACGAAGCGAAGGGCGGGCAATGA
- a CDS encoding SDR family NAD(P)-dependent oxidoreductase — protein MTGRVALVTGAARGQGWAIAQRLRADGVSVAACDITPVDTSGDDGLIGIPLDVTSESAWREAVAATVDRFGSLTTLINNAGILHRASIAEESAEGFEKSWRVNCLGAFLGIQAALEQLRSAEHAAIVNTCSTGAIRPFPNHIAYGSAKWALRGLTKAAAGELATAGIRVNAVFPGPIATPMLDDDTQARLASSAAFGRIGEPSEVADAVAFLVSDQASFITGSELVIDGGQCLKIS, from the coding sequence ATGACCGGACGCGTTGCGCTGGTCACCGGAGCCGCGCGCGGGCAGGGCTGGGCCATCGCCCAACGGCTGCGCGCCGACGGCGTTTCGGTGGCCGCTTGCGACATCACTCCCGTCGACACATCGGGTGACGACGGGCTGATCGGCATTCCGCTCGACGTCACCTCGGAGTCGGCCTGGCGGGAAGCCGTCGCCGCGACCGTCGACCGCTTCGGGTCGCTGACCACCCTGATCAACAACGCCGGCATCCTGCACCGGGCCTCGATCGCCGAAGAGTCGGCCGAGGGCTTCGAAAAATCTTGGCGAGTCAACTGTTTGGGCGCATTCCTGGGCATCCAGGCGGCGCTCGAGCAGCTGCGTTCCGCCGAGCACGCCGCGATCGTCAACACCTGCAGCACCGGGGCGATTCGACCCTTTCCCAACCACATCGCCTACGGCTCGGCGAAGTGGGCGTTGCGCGGCCTGACCAAGGCCGCCGCGGGTGAGCTCGCCACCGCAGGTATCCGCGTCAACGCCGTCTTCCCCGGGCCCATCGCGACGCCGATGCTCGACGACGACACCCAGGCGCGACTAGCCAGCTCGGCGGCCTTCGGCCGGATCGGTGAGCCGTCCGAGGTGGCAGATGCGGTCGCCTTCCTGGTATCGGACCAGGCATCGTTCATCACCGGTTCAGAGCTCGTCATCGACGGCGGCCAATGCCTCAAAATCTCATGA
- a CDS encoding flavin-containing monooxygenase, with protein MRVGIIGAGPGGIALGILLRRAGFRDFTIFDREDGVGGTWRINTYPGLACDVKSHLYSYSFDLNPHWSRLWSGQQEILRYFERCVADQGLQPHLRLGTEIRSANWDQQSRQWRLTTATGERQEFDVVVSAVGLFTQPVMPNLVEQEPFTGTVMHSSRWDHSVSLAGKRVAVLGTGSTAAQVVPELVKVAERVYSVQRSPTWILPKPDRPYSAKEHWVFEHVPFAKKIYRTRLWLRSEANISVIEHGSEKTHDFTAIAHRLLETSVSDEELRRALTPTHPMGCKRLVFSSDYLAALTRPNVEVLSSPAQFLRRQSLVLEDGTERDVDVVVCATGYAAADYLGEIDVIGEDGVALRDVWRDGAYAYLGMAVPGFPNFFMLYGPNTNVGSNSVIFVLEAQARYIVRALRHLRRKRISYVAVRPEAMERFVAKIDEWMQGTVWTTQCSNYFRAANGRVVTQWPRSARTFWGMTRRFKKADFIFEPA; from the coding sequence ATGAGGGTCGGTATCATCGGCGCCGGGCCCGGCGGTATCGCGCTCGGAATCTTGTTGCGCAGAGCTGGTTTTCGTGACTTCACTATCTTCGACCGCGAAGACGGGGTCGGCGGAACTTGGCGGATCAACACCTACCCCGGCCTGGCGTGCGACGTGAAGTCACACCTGTATTCATACTCCTTCGACCTGAACCCGCACTGGTCGCGCCTGTGGTCGGGCCAACAGGAGATCCTGCGTTACTTCGAACGTTGCGTGGCCGACCAGGGACTCCAGCCGCATCTGCGGCTCGGCACCGAAATCCGTTCCGCGAATTGGGATCAGCAGTCGCGCCAGTGGCGGCTCACCACGGCGACGGGGGAGCGGCAGGAGTTCGACGTGGTGGTCTCCGCGGTCGGGCTGTTCACTCAACCGGTGATGCCGAACCTCGTCGAGCAAGAGCCGTTCACCGGGACGGTGATGCACTCGTCGCGGTGGGATCACTCGGTCTCCTTGGCCGGCAAGCGGGTCGCCGTTCTCGGCACCGGCTCCACGGCCGCACAGGTGGTGCCCGAATTGGTGAAGGTCGCCGAGAGGGTCTATTCGGTGCAGCGCTCGCCCACGTGGATCCTGCCGAAGCCCGACCGACCCTACAGCGCTAAGGAGCATTGGGTTTTCGAGCATGTGCCGTTCGCGAAGAAGATCTACCGCACCCGGTTGTGGCTGCGCAGCGAGGCCAACATCTCTGTGATCGAACACGGGAGCGAGAAGACCCACGACTTCACCGCGATCGCCCATCGACTACTGGAGACCTCGGTATCCGATGAGGAGTTACGACGTGCGCTCACGCCGACTCACCCGATGGGCTGCAAGCGGCTGGTGTTCTCGTCGGACTACCTCGCCGCGCTGACGCGGCCCAACGTCGAGGTGCTGAGCAGCCCTGCGCAATTCCTGCGGCGTCAATCACTGGTGCTTGAAGACGGTACCGAGCGTGACGTCGACGTGGTGGTCTGCGCTACCGGCTACGCGGCAGCCGACTACCTCGGCGAGATCGACGTCATCGGCGAGGACGGGGTCGCGTTGCGTGACGTGTGGCGTGACGGCGCGTACGCCTATCTGGGGATGGCCGTGCCCGGGTTCCCAAACTTCTTCATGCTGTACGGCCCCAACACCAATGTCGGTTCCAACAGCGTGATCTTCGTACTCGAGGCACAGGCCCGCTACATCGTGCGCGCGCTGCGTCACCTGCGACGCAAACGCATAAGCTATGTCGCGGTGCGGCCCGAGGCAATGGAACGCTTCGTGGCCAAGATCGACGAGTGGATGCAGGGCACCGTGTGGACGACCCAGTGCAGCAACTACTTCCGCGCCGCCAACGGCCGGGTGGTGACGCAGTGGCCGCGCAGCGCCCGTACATTCTGGGGAATGACCCGGAGATTCAAGAAGGCCGACTTCATCTTCGAGCCGGCGTGA
- a CDS encoding alpha/beta hydrolase, translating into MTEPRLEPALRAVATTRTDLSNLGPVRAGLDERRRAAVDAVDAIGVSIIDASASGVDVRIYRGAPAPAPAVIYCHAGAFVLGNLDTDHRQCVEMARRGHCTVVSVDYRLAPEHPYPAALDDAITVLDWVFANADELGLDTSRVAVAGSSAGGALAAGLAQRFADKLVFQMLHQPVLDDRDTGSKVEFTETPAFDGPAAEKMWRYYLGSVAASADSVPARCDRLSGLPSAFITCSDIDPLRDEALDYALRLLHDRVSTELHVFAGTCHGFDSVLPDWEVSEHLFALQGRALRRAFHGA; encoded by the coding sequence GTGACGGAGCCGCGCCTCGAGCCGGCGCTTCGCGCGGTGGCGACCACCCGCACCGACTTGTCGAATCTCGGGCCGGTCCGTGCCGGGCTGGACGAACGCCGCCGCGCCGCGGTCGATGCCGTCGACGCGATCGGCGTATCGATCATCGACGCCTCCGCATCCGGCGTCGACGTGCGGATCTATCGCGGTGCGCCGGCACCCGCACCAGCCGTGATCTATTGCCATGCAGGCGCATTCGTACTCGGAAATCTCGACACCGACCATCGGCAGTGCGTGGAGATGGCGCGGCGCGGACACTGCACGGTGGTCTCGGTGGATTACCGGCTGGCACCTGAGCATCCGTACCCCGCCGCCCTCGACGATGCGATCACGGTGCTGGATTGGGTGTTCGCCAACGCCGACGAATTGGGTCTCGACACGTCGCGCGTCGCGGTGGCCGGCAGCAGCGCCGGTGGCGCGCTGGCCGCGGGCCTGGCGCAGCGGTTCGCCGACAAGTTGGTGTTTCAGATGTTGCATCAACCGGTGCTCGACGATCGGGACACCGGGTCGAAGGTCGAGTTCACCGAGACGCCCGCGTTCGACGGGCCCGCAGCCGAGAAGATGTGGCGGTACTATCTCGGGTCCGTTGCGGCGTCGGCGGATTCGGTGCCAGCTCGATGTGACCGATTGAGCGGCCTGCCAAGCGCATTCATCACCTGCTCGGACATCGATCCGCTGCGCGACGAGGCGCTCGACTACGCGTTGCGGTTGCTGCACGACCGGGTGTCCACCGAGTTGCACGTGTTCGCCGGCACCTGTCATGGCTTCGACTCGGTGCTGCCCGACTGGGAGGTGTCCGAGCACCTGTTCGCATTGCAGGGGCGCGCGCTGCGGCGGGCTTTCCACGGCGCATAG